A single genomic interval of Spirosoma linguale DSM 74 harbors:
- a CDS encoding putative cytoplasmic protein (KEGG: sat:SYN_02193 putative cytoplasmic protein), translating into MILVNSGKETLLDLAEKVHDQSISIFIPTHRRGKQVNERQDQIAFKNHVQSVRLALESRELRSNDINELVEPMEALLDNPQFWRHQRAGLAVFRNPDHFSIFQSPIPFADSSRLDSRFHLQPLLPFVQAFTTYYILQIGKKGVCLYQADPFSITLIDTAEVMPSGLDAVTQYYDFEEELQGRTKGRGGMAAVYTSDDSNEGQKAKDHLLADYFRLVNEAIVKLIGTRNTPLLLASVAYYQPIYRQVNTYPYLHEGGITGNFDHVKPEEMHQMANEVLRHQFEETQQQRLNQYQNSLGSNLVSSGLRQLLEAAVTGRIEVLFLQEDTKLWGQFDEVTLATTIHDEKQDGDESLVEKIALLTLRHGGEVYVLDEATFPTKQDSTNITALYRF; encoded by the coding sequence ATGATTCTAGTAAATTCGGGGAAAGAAACCCTGCTCGACCTGGCCGAAAAGGTCCATGATCAATCTATTTCCATTTTCATACCAACCCATCGCCGGGGGAAGCAAGTGAACGAAAGGCAAGACCAGATTGCCTTTAAAAACCACGTTCAGAGCGTCCGGCTGGCTCTTGAGTCCAGGGAGCTACGCAGCAATGACATCAATGAACTGGTGGAACCGATGGAGGCATTGCTCGACAATCCGCAATTCTGGCGGCATCAGCGCGCAGGGCTGGCGGTTTTCAGAAACCCCGATCATTTTTCCATTTTCCAGAGCCCAATCCCCTTTGCGGATAGCTCACGGCTTGATTCGCGGTTTCATTTGCAGCCTCTGTTACCCTTCGTACAGGCCTTTACTACGTATTACATACTGCAAATCGGCAAAAAAGGGGTATGTCTTTACCAGGCAGACCCCTTCTCGATCACCCTGATCGACACAGCGGAGGTAATGCCTTCCGGACTGGATGCCGTTACACAGTACTACGACTTTGAAGAAGAATTACAGGGGCGAACCAAAGGCCGGGGCGGTATGGCTGCGGTGTATACCAGCGACGATTCGAACGAGGGCCAAAAAGCAAAGGATCACTTACTTGCCGATTATTTCCGGCTGGTGAATGAAGCCATTGTTAAGCTAATTGGCACCCGCAACACCCCTTTGTTGCTGGCTTCCGTAGCTTATTACCAGCCCATTTACCGACAGGTAAATACCTATCCCTATCTCCACGAGGGTGGTATAACCGGTAATTTCGACCATGTAAAGCCCGAGGAGATGCATCAGATGGCGAATGAGGTGCTCCGCCACCAGTTCGAAGAGACACAGCAGCAACGCCTTAACCAGTATCAGAATAGCCTCGGCAGTAATTTGGTTTCGAGCGGCCTGAGGCAGTTGCTGGAAGCAGCCGTAACTGGACGTATCGAGGTGTTATTCTTACAGGAAGATACCAAATTGTGGGGTCAGTTCGACGAAGTTACGCTGGCCACCACTATCCATGATGAAAAGCAGGATGGCGACGAATCGCTGGTGGAGAAAATAGCCCTGCTGACACTTCGCCATGGTGGAGAAGTGTATGTACTGGACGAGGCTACTTTCCCGACCAAACAGGATTCTACTAACATTACCGCTCTTTATCGGTTTTAA